A part of Yoonia rosea genomic DNA contains:
- a CDS encoding extensin-like domain-containing protein, whose amino-acid sequence MKRWAILCIAMVLSGPLHAQDSVRPVARSVSEVPPADIVRPVSRPAERPLLEYGAQTRPLFRAERNLFAFSPNAIAQSLRPALRPASIEAAAEERRLARARGQVCGNPAIQGTVVGMINGAGACGVTDAVKLRSVAGVSLRPQPTIDCRTARALNTWVERGVLPAVGGEGGGVSSLRVVSHYACRTRNNQPGGRLSEHAFGRAIDIAGIQLRDGSEMTLLTDWNSADHGAQLRAMWRAACGPFGTVLGPEANRFHRDHFHFDTARYRSGSYCR is encoded by the coding sequence GTGAAGCGCTGGGCGATCCTTTGTATCGCCATGGTCCTGTCTGGCCCTTTGCACGCGCAAGATAGTGTCCGCCCCGTGGCGCGCTCTGTGTCCGAAGTGCCGCCGGCAGATATCGTCAGACCTGTGTCGCGCCCCGCCGAGCGCCCGCTTCTGGAATATGGCGCGCAGACCCGACCACTGTTCCGCGCTGAACGCAACCTTTTCGCCTTTAGTCCGAATGCCATCGCGCAGTCTCTGCGTCCTGCACTACGTCCTGCGTCGATCGAAGCCGCTGCAGAAGAACGGCGCCTTGCAAGGGCACGCGGGCAGGTCTGCGGCAATCCCGCGATCCAAGGAACGGTCGTCGGCATGATCAACGGGGCAGGGGCCTGCGGGGTGACGGATGCGGTGAAACTGCGCTCTGTTGCCGGTGTCTCGCTCAGGCCGCAGCCGACGATTGATTGCCGCACAGCGCGTGCGCTGAACACGTGGGTCGAACGTGGCGTCCTGCCTGCGGTGGGCGGCGAGGGTGGTGGCGTGTCCTCTTTACGCGTTGTGTCACACTATGCCTGCCGGACGCGGAACAACCAACCTGGTGGGCGGCTTTCGGAACATGCTTTTGGACGGGCGATTGATATTGCGGGCATCCAGTTGCGTGATGGCAGCGAGATGACGTTGCTGACCGATTGGAACTCAGCTGATCACGGGGCGCAATTGCGCGCAATGTGGCGGGCGGCGTGTGGACCATTTGGCACAGTGCTTGGCCCCGAAGCCAACCGGTTTCACCGCGATCATTTTCATTTCGACACAGCGCGCTATCGCAGCGGGTCATACTGTCGTTAA
- a CDS encoding FAD-dependent oxidoreductase, translated as MKKRSSIAVVGAGIGGLAAAILFADRGHAVVIFDQFDRPKPVGSGLVIQPIGQAVLDAVGAGDAVRRSGNPIQRMLGHEADHHRKVLNVWYNKDRSGQFGLAIHRASLFEALLDQVKTRDIALHTQSIVTHTHAGMITVANGQSHGPFDLVVDSAGANSPLSPLRDRPLPYGAIWGTVDWPETDLPMSQLSQCYRRADRMIGVLPIGTLPGDTTPKAAIFWSMPRDRYDQWIAGGLERWKSEAESLWPAFAPFAAQVTSQEQMTMARYSHGTLRRPWSSGLVHIGDAAHRASPQLGQGANMALLDALALARAFEKADGEAALALYAKARRWHVMAYQTMSAAFTPQYQSDSKWLPVLRDRLLYPVSQIPPAPRVLTAIVCGTMLPPMRGLGRV; from the coding sequence ATGAAAAAGCGTTCCTCCATAGCGGTCGTCGGGGCCGGAATTGGCGGTTTGGCCGCCGCCATTCTGTTTGCCGATCGTGGCCATGCAGTGGTGATTTTTGATCAATTCGATCGCCCCAAGCCTGTTGGATCAGGCCTTGTGATCCAGCCCATCGGGCAGGCTGTTCTTGACGCTGTTGGTGCGGGCGACGCGGTGCGGCGCAGCGGCAATCCTATTCAACGGATGCTGGGGCATGAAGCTGATCACCACCGCAAAGTCCTGAATGTCTGGTATAATAAGGATCGCAGCGGTCAATTCGGGCTGGCCATTCACCGTGCCAGCCTGTTCGAAGCGCTTTTGGATCAGGTCAAGACCCGCGATATTGCGCTTCATACACAGAGCATCGTCACGCATACCCATGCAGGCATGATCACAGTGGCAAATGGCCAAAGCCATGGACCATTCGATCTGGTTGTGGACAGTGCTGGTGCGAATTCGCCCCTGTCGCCATTGCGTGACCGCCCCCTGCCCTATGGCGCAATTTGGGGAACCGTGGACTGGCCGGAAACGGACCTGCCCATGTCCCAGCTCAGTCAATGCTATCGCCGTGCCGACCGCATGATTGGCGTACTGCCGATTGGTACCTTGCCCGGAGACACAACTCCGAAGGCTGCAATCTTCTGGTCGATGCCGCGCGATCGCTACGATCAATGGATTGCTGGGGGCCTGGAAAGGTGGAAGTCCGAGGCTGAGAGCCTCTGGCCAGCCTTCGCACCATTTGCGGCGCAGGTGACATCACAAGAGCAGATGACGATGGCCCGCTATTCCCATGGGACCTTACGCAGACCCTGGTCCTCTGGGCTGGTCCACATTGGAGACGCCGCGCATCGCGCCAGCCCACAGTTGGGGCAAGGGGCAAACATGGCTTTGCTTGATGCGCTGGCATTGGCGCGCGCCTTTGAGAAAGCAGACGGTGAGGCCGCCTTGGCACTCTATGCCAAAGCACGCCGTTGGCACGTCATGGCGTACCAGACGATGAGTGCAGCATTCACCCCCCAGTATCAATCAGACAGCAAATGGTTACCTGTTTTGCGTGACCGGTTGCTTTATCCGGTGTCGCAAATCCCGCCAGCGCCCCGTGTCCTGACCGCTATCGTTTGTGGCACAATGCTCCCACCGATGCGCGGCTTGGGGCGCGTTTAA
- the ileS gene encoding isoleucine--tRNA ligase codes for MCAETPDYKQTLNLPKTDFPMRAGLPKREPEWLERWAQIGVYDRLREKAEGRKPFTLHDGPPYANGHLHIGHALNKILKDMVVRSQQMMGRDARYVPGWDCHGLPIEWKIEEKYRAKGRDKDDVDVVDFRQECRKFAEGWVDIQREEFKRLGITGNWADPYLTMNFHAERVIAEEFQKFLMNGTLYQGSKPVMWSPVEKTALAEAEVEYHDRQTDAIWVRFPVVATDAADLGNAKVLIWTTTPWTIPQNRAVCFGPAITYGLYEIIGRPEECWAEIGEKILVADALAEEVFAAGRLVGDEMIRRLRDVTAEELSALTLAHPLRGADGANGEWDFDVPLLPGDHVTNDAGTGFVHTAPSHGDDDYAIGVKHGLPMTYNILDDSSYRDDLPFFAGECILKPNGKPGGANKAVIDKLVAVGALLARKRITISDAHSWRSKAPVIRLNRPQWFAAIDKAVGDGQDTYGTTIRERALRSIDELVTWTPKTGRNRLYSMIEARPDWVLSRQRAWGVPLTCFVKKDTQPTDPDYLLRDPEVNARILDAFEIEGADAWYKEGAKERFLGNAVNHDDYVQVFDILDVWFDSGSTHAFVLRDRADGSEDGMADLYLEGTDQHRGWFHSSMLQACGTMGHAPYRGVLTHGFTLDQKGMKMSKSIGNTIAPEQVVNQYGADILRLWVAQSDYTADLRIGDEILKGVADSYRRLRNTMRYMLGSLADFTEGDRIAPADMPELERWVLHRLAELDTQVREGYARYDFQGVFQAVFTFATVELSAFYFDIRKDALYCDGDTTRRRAARTVLDILFHRLTKWLAPMLTFTMEEVWLERFGAEDSSVHLEDFAETPAEWRDDALAAKWAEVRKVRRVVTGALEVERTAKVIGASLEAAPTVYVNADTAKLLETVSFDDLCITSGIVVSTDDAPEGAFTLDEVANVAVVFGRAEGEKCQRCWKILPDVGTHTHAGVCGRCNEALG; via the coding sequence ATGTGCGCCGAAACACCCGACTATAAACAAACCCTGAACCTGCCAAAGACCGACTTTCCCATGCGGGCCGGACTGCCCAAGCGCGAGCCCGAGTGGCTTGAACGCTGGGCGCAAATCGGGGTCTATGACCGCCTGCGCGAAAAGGCCGAAGGGCGCAAACCTTTCACCCTCCACGATGGCCCACCCTATGCCAACGGGCATCTGCACATCGGCCACGCGCTGAACAAGATCCTCAAGGATATGGTTGTGCGCAGCCAGCAGATGATGGGCCGCGATGCGCGTTATGTGCCGGGCTGGGATTGCCATGGTCTGCCGATTGAATGGAAGATCGAGGAAAAATACCGCGCCAAAGGCCGCGACAAGGATGACGTGGATGTCGTCGATTTCCGTCAGGAATGCCGCAAGTTTGCCGAAGGCTGGGTTGATATCCAGCGCGAGGAATTCAAGCGTCTGGGCATCACCGGCAACTGGGCCGATCCGTACCTCACAATGAATTTCCACGCCGAGCGCGTGATTGCCGAAGAGTTCCAGAAATTCCTGATGAACGGCACGCTTTATCAAGGCTCCAAGCCTGTGATGTGGTCGCCGGTTGAAAAGACCGCTCTGGCCGAGGCCGAGGTGGAATACCACGACCGCCAGACCGACGCGATCTGGGTGCGTTTTCCTGTGGTTGCCACTGACGCGGCTGACTTGGGCAACGCCAAAGTCCTGATCTGGACCACGACCCCCTGGACGATCCCGCAGAACCGCGCGGTTTGCTTTGGGCCGGCTATCACATACGGCCTCTATGAAATCATCGGTCGTCCCGAAGAATGCTGGGCAGAAATCGGTGAGAAAATCCTTGTGGCCGATGCACTGGCCGAAGAGGTTTTTGCTGCCGGTCGTCTGGTCGGTGACGAAATGATCCGCCGTCTGCGCGATGTGACCGCAGAAGAGCTCTCGGCGCTCACTCTAGCGCATCCTCTGCGCGGCGCCGATGGCGCAAATGGCGAATGGGACTTTGATGTGCCACTTCTGCCCGGTGATCACGTGACCAATGACGCCGGTACAGGCTTTGTGCACACAGCACCCAGCCACGGTGATGACGACTATGCCATCGGGGTCAAGCACGGCCTGCCGATGACCTATAATATCCTTGACGATAGTTCTTACCGCGATGATCTGCCCTTCTTTGCGGGCGAGTGCATTCTGAAGCCCAACGGAAAACCCGGTGGTGCCAACAAGGCCGTCATCGACAAACTGGTCGCGGTCGGCGCGCTGCTGGCGCGTAAACGCATCACGATCTCGGACGCCCATAGCTGGCGGTCCAAAGCGCCCGTCATCCGTCTAAACCGCCCGCAGTGGTTTGCCGCGATCGACAAAGCCGTCGGTGACGGGCAGGACACCTATGGCACCACGATCCGCGAACGTGCGCTGCGCTCGATCGACGAATTGGTGACTTGGACGCCCAAAACTGGGCGCAACCGCCTGTACTCCATGATCGAAGCGCGCCCTGACTGGGTGCTGTCGCGTCAGCGCGCATGGGGTGTGCCGCTGACCTGTTTCGTCAAGAAAGACACGCAGCCCACTGACCCCGATTATCTGCTGCGCGATCCAGAGGTAAACGCGCGGATCCTCGATGCTTTCGAGATCGAAGGTGCCGATGCTTGGTACAAAGAGGGCGCGAAAGAGCGGTTCTTGGGCAATGCTGTGAACCACGACGACTATGTGCAGGTGTTCGACATTTTGGACGTGTGGTTCGACAGTGGTTCGACCCATGCTTTCGTGCTGCGCGACCGCGCCGACGGGTCCGAGGACGGTATGGCCGATCTCTACCTCGAAGGCACCGACCAGCACCGCGGATGGTTCCATTCCTCGATGTTGCAGGCCTGTGGCACGATGGGCCACGCGCCTTATCGCGGGGTTCTGACCCACGGGTTTACGCTGGATCAGAAGGGCATGAAGATGTCCAAATCCATCGGCAACACCATCGCACCCGAGCAGGTGGTCAACCAATATGGCGCGGATATCCTGCGTCTTTGGGTGGCGCAGTCGGACTATACGGCTGACCTGCGGATCGGGGATGAAATCCTGAAAGGTGTGGCCGACAGCTATCGCCGCCTGCGCAACACGATGCGTTATATGCTGGGGTCACTGGCCGATTTCACCGAAGGTGACCGGATCGCCCCCGCCGACATGCCCGAGCTAGAACGCTGGGTCCTGCACCGTCTGGCCGAACTGGATACCCAAGTGCGCGAAGGCTATGCGCGCTATGATTTCCAAGGCGTGTTTCAGGCGGTGTTTACCTTTGCCACGGTTGAGCTTTCGGCCTTCTACTTTGATATCCGCAAGGACGCGCTTTATTGCGATGGCGACACGACCCGCCGCCGTGCTGCGCGCACCGTGCTGGATATCCTTTTCCACCGCCTGACCAAATGGTTAGCGCCAATGCTTACTTTCACAATGGAAGAGGTCTGGCTGGAACGGTTCGGGGCGGAGGATAGCTCGGTCCACCTTGAGGATTTCGCTGAAACACCCGCCGAGTGGCGTGACGATGCGCTGGCTGCGAAATGGGCCGAAGTACGCAAGGTGCGTCGCGTCGTGACTGGCGCGCTCGAGGTCGAGCGTACGGCAAAGGTCATCGGTGCCTCGCTTGAAGCGGCACCGACCGTCTATGTCAACGCGGACACCGCCAAGCTGTTGGAAACTGTCAGCTTCGATGATCTCTGCATCACATCGGGCATCGTTGTTTCAACGGATGACGCACCTGAAGGGGCGTTCACCTTGGATGAAGTTGCCAATGTTGCCGTGGTCTTTGGCCGTGCGGAAGGCGAGAAATGCCAGCGCTGCTGGAAGATCCTGCCCGATGTCGGCACCCATACACACGCAGGTGTCTGCGGGCGCTGTAACGAAGCGCTTGGCTGA
- a CDS encoding PaaI family thioesterase → MEYGDPQSVARMRADFDRQGAMQTMGITVADVVPGRVVLEMPFNPAFSQHHGFIHAGTITSGMDSACGFAALTLMDAESEVLTVEFKCSFMAPAKGQSFRFEGNVLKSGRTLTFTEGRAIAIDGMQEKMIATITATMMAVRGLKP, encoded by the coding sequence ATGGAATATGGTGATCCCCAATCGGTTGCACGCATGCGGGCGGATTTCGACCGTCAGGGTGCGATGCAGACCATGGGGATCACTGTTGCGGACGTGGTACCGGGCCGTGTGGTTCTGGAAATGCCATTCAATCCGGCGTTTTCCCAGCATCACGGGTTTATCCATGCCGGCACGATCACATCGGGCATGGATAGCGCCTGCGGCTTTGCCGCGCTGACGTTGATGGATGCGGAAAGCGAGGTGCTGACCGTGGAATTCAAATGCAGCTTCATGGCACCCGCAAAGGGGCAGTCATTCCGGTTTGAAGGCAATGTGCTCAAATCGGGCCGCACCCTGACATTCACCGAAGGGCGCGCCATCGCCATTGATGGGATGCAGGAAAAGATGATCGCCACGATCACGGCCACCATGATGGCGGTGCGCGGTCTTAAGCCGTGA
- a CDS encoding methylated-DNA--[protein]-cysteine S-methyltransferase, producing the protein MICANSPVGALGADAVDGAVTALHWGRSGTLTEGPLYQQMADELAAYFTGTLRQFRTPVAPRGSVFQQRFYAALCAIPYGETRTYGDLAKTLDVSAQAIGQACGANPIAIIIPCHRVLAANGLGGYSGAGGIEAKVALLRLEGAAGLLI; encoded by the coding sequence GTGATTTGCGCCAATTCGCCCGTGGGCGCGTTGGGGGCCGATGCGGTCGATGGTGCGGTGACGGCCTTGCATTGGGGCCGCAGCGGTACGCTGACCGAAGGGCCACTATACCAGCAGATGGCGGATGAACTTGCCGCTTACTTTACAGGAACGCTCCGGCAGTTCCGCACGCCTGTGGCACCACGGGGCAGTGTGTTTCAACAGCGCTTTTATGCAGCACTTTGCGCCATCCCCTATGGCGAAACCCGCACCTATGGTGATCTGGCCAAAACGCTTGATGTTTCCGCCCAAGCCATCGGGCAGGCCTGCGGGGCAAATCCGATTGCCATCATTATCCCGTGTCACCGCGTCTTGGCGGCCAATGGTTTGGGCGGGTATTCAGGTGCTGGCGGGATTGAGGCGAAGGTCGCCTTGCTGCGGCTTGAAGGGGCCGCAGGCCTTTTGATCTAG
- a CDS encoding CDP-alcohol phosphatidyltransferase family protein: MTLRTKALLVHLLTATGAVFAMLAMLAAVEEQWSLMFLWLVVAFFVDGIDGPLARKYDVKTNAPAFDGVLLDLIIDYLTYVFVPAYALFKSGLLPGWTGWFAIIIITFASAMYFADTRMKTKDNSFSGFPGCWNMLVLVIFALQPNFWVSLVLVGSLAVTMFAPLKFVHPVRTERWRVVTLPMALGWTFFAGWAAWVDFYPNSWAHWGLVLTSVYLLFAGVAQQIIPERKAA; the protein is encoded by the coding sequence ATGACACTTCGCACCAAAGCCCTTCTTGTTCATCTTCTTACTGCCACCGGCGCCGTTTTTGCCATGCTGGCAATGCTGGCCGCAGTTGAGGAACAATGGAGCCTGATGTTCCTGTGGCTGGTGGTTGCGTTTTTTGTCGATGGCATTGATGGACCGCTCGCGCGCAAATATGACGTCAAAACCAACGCGCCCGCCTTTGACGGTGTGCTGCTCGACCTGATCATTGATTACCTGACCTATGTCTTTGTGCCGGCCTATGCACTTTTCAAATCAGGCCTCTTGCCCGGTTGGACGGGCTGGTTCGCGATCATCATCATCACCTTTGCATCCGCCATGTATTTTGCCGACACCCGGATGAAAACAAAGGATAATTCGTTCTCCGGGTTTCCCGGATGCTGGAACATGCTGGTGCTGGTGATCTTTGCTTTGCAGCCCAATTTCTGGGTGTCTCTTGTCCTGGTCGGCAGTCTTGCCGTCACCATGTTCGCGCCGCTGAAATTCGTCCATCCAGTCCGGACCGAGCGTTGGAGGGTGGTCACCTTGCCGATGGCATTGGGGTGGACATTCTTTGCAGGCTGGGCCGCTTGGGTGGATTTTTATCCCAACAGCTGGGCGCATTGGGGGCTGGTGCTCACGTCGGTTTACCTGCTTTTTGCAGGTGTCGCCCAGCAGATCATCCCAGAACGCAAAGCCGCCTAG
- a CDS encoding tyrosine recombinase XerC yields MIAPALSDALGAWLAGQRALAGAAENTLKAYQTDVLGFLAFMTQHNGGSQGLAPIARITIRDMRAWMAHERGRGVGARSLARSLSAVKSFYRWLAEREGFEPTAVLSTRTPKFQRKLPRPLEIGSASDMIETVELQSNDPWIAARDAAVVTLLYGCGLRISEALGLTGRDVPLPDVLRIIGKGNKERIVPVIAPARDAVDAYLRLCPYPVADDAPIFRATRGGVLSPRAIQKVMEKARLQLGLPATATPHAMRHSFATHLLAAGGDLRTIQELLGHASLSTTQAYTAVDAAHLMSVYEKAHPKA; encoded by the coding sequence ATGATCGCGCCTGCGCTCTCAGACGCCTTGGGCGCGTGGCTCGCGGGTCAGCGTGCGCTGGCCGGAGCCGCCGAGAATACGTTGAAGGCGTATCAGACCGATGTGCTCGGGTTTCTGGCCTTCATGACCCAGCACAATGGTGGCAGCCAGGGTCTTGCCCCCATCGCCCGCATCACAATCCGCGACATGCGCGCGTGGATGGCCCATGAGCGTGGCCGTGGTGTCGGTGCGCGCTCTTTGGCGCGGTCCCTGTCGGCGGTGAAATCCTTTTACCGCTGGCTCGCCGAGCGCGAAGGGTTCGAGCCCACAGCCGTCCTGTCCACCCGCACCCCGAAATTCCAGCGCAAGCTGCCCCGCCCGCTTGAAATAGGGTCCGCCTCGGACATGATTGAGACCGTTGAACTGCAATCAAACGATCCTTGGATTGCCGCACGTGATGCTGCGGTTGTAACGCTCCTTTACGGCTGTGGATTGCGGATATCCGAGGCTTTGGGCCTCACGGGCCGCGACGTGCCCCTGCCCGATGTGCTCCGGATTATCGGCAAAGGGAACAAGGAACGGATCGTCCCCGTCATTGCCCCTGCGCGTGATGCAGTGGACGCCTACCTGCGCCTGTGCCCCTATCCCGTCGCCGACGACGCCCCGATCTTTCGCGCCACCCGTGGCGGCGTTCTTTCACCACGTGCGATCCAGAAAGTGATGGAAAAGGCCCGTCTGCAATTGGGCCTACCCGCAACGGCCACGCCCCACGCGATGCGCCATTCATTTGCCACGCATTTACTGGCCGCAGGCGGCGACCTGCGGACGATTCAGGAACTGTTGGGGCATGCCTCTCTCTCGACCACCCAGGCCTATACGGCAGTCGATGCCGCGCACTTAATGTCTGTTTATGAAAAGGCGCATCCAAAGGCCTGA
- a CDS encoding DUF484 family protein — MNKTLMADDLREKIIANPDVLLDDADVMRALVGANADQNAGNIVDLRSVAMERLEARFDRLEDTHRSVIAAAYDNLAGTNQIHRAILRMLDASTFERFLADLSGEVADILRVDAVRLVLESNLQDTQRATGDAIAIMPEGYVDGYITLGRNMPARQITLREFHKVGGSLYGARAEYIKSEACLKVDLGPDRLPAMLVMGSEDPQQFTPQQGTDLLTFFVGVFERVVRRWLA; from the coding sequence ATGAATAAAACACTGATGGCCGATGACCTTCGCGAGAAGATTATCGCAAACCCCGATGTTCTTTTGGACGATGCGGATGTGATGCGCGCCCTCGTGGGGGCGAACGCAGACCAGAATGCCGGCAATATTGTCGATCTCCGTTCGGTCGCCATGGAACGGCTCGAGGCACGTTTCGACCGCCTTGAAGACACCCACCGCAGTGTTATCGCGGCCGCCTATGACAATCTTGCGGGCACCAATCAAATTCACCGCGCGATCCTGCGGATGCTGGATGCAAGCACCTTTGAACGCTTCCTTGCGGATCTTTCCGGCGAAGTCGCGGATATCCTGCGCGTTGATGCGGTCCGCCTTGTGCTGGAAAGCAACCTGCAAGACACGCAACGCGCCACAGGCGACGCTATAGCAATCATGCCCGAAGGCTATGTCGACGGGTATATCACCCTTGGCCGCAACATGCCTGCCCGCCAGATCACCCTGCGTGAATTCCATAAAGTGGGTGGAAGCCTCTATGGTGCGCGCGCAGAATACATCAAATCCGAGGCCTGCCTGAAGGTTGATCTCGGCCCCGACCGCCTGCCCGCCATGCTGGTCATGGGCAGTGAAGACCCGCAGCAATTTACACCGCAACAGGGCACCGACCTGCTGACCTTCTTTGTTGGAGTCTTTGAACGGGTCGTGCGCCGCTGGCTGGCCTGA
- the fsa gene encoding fructose-6-phosphate aldolase: protein MKFFVDTAEIDQIKELNDLGMVDGVTTNPSLIAKSGRDILEVTKEICSIVSGPVSAEVVALDADAMLAEGRKLAKIADNIAVKVPLTWAGLKTCKTLSDDGIMVNVTLCFSANQALLAAKAGATFISPFIGRLDDLNLDGLELIEDIRTIYDNYGFETNILAASIRSANHMSECAKIGADVATAPPNVIKAMANHVLTDKGLDGFMADVAKAGIKIL from the coding sequence ATGAAGTTTTTCGTAGATACCGCCGAGATCGACCAGATTAAAGAACTCAATGACCTCGGGATGGTAGACGGGGTCACGACAAACCCCTCGCTGATCGCCAAATCGGGCCGTGACATTCTGGAAGTCACGAAAGAGATTTGTTCCATCGTGTCCGGCCCCGTCTCTGCCGAGGTTGTGGCGCTGGACGCCGACGCCATGCTGGCAGAGGGCCGCAAGCTGGCCAAGATCGCCGATAATATCGCGGTGAAAGTGCCGCTGACATGGGCGGGTCTGAAAACCTGCAAGACCCTGTCAGACGACGGGATCATGGTGAACGTCACACTGTGTTTTTCTGCCAACCAAGCGCTCTTGGCGGCCAAGGCCGGTGCGACATTCATCAGTCCCTTCATCGGGCGTCTGGATGATCTGAACCTCGATGGTCTGGAACTGATCGAGGATATCCGGACAATCTATGACAACTACGGCTTCGAGACGAACATCCTTGCCGCCTCGATCCGGTCCGCCAATCACATGAGCGAATGTGCCAAGATCGGTGCCGATGTCGCGACGGCCCCGCCGAATGTGATCAAGGCAATGGCAAACCATGTCCTGACCGACAAGGGGCTGGACGGGTTCATGGCGGATGTCGCCAAGGCCGGTATCAAAATTCTCTAA